The proteins below are encoded in one region of Apium graveolens cultivar Ventura chromosome 4, ASM990537v1, whole genome shotgun sequence:
- the LOC141720263 gene encoding uncharacterized protein LOC141720263, with product MYEAKKTLTDLGLEYIKFHACPNDCVLYRGPILESSSECPKCHLSRWKVGKDGQVRVNVPAKVMWYFPIIPRFKRMFKSSSTAELMSWHANNRSKDGKMRHPSDSPSWRNVDCRWPEFGSEARNIRLGLAADGPQEPGNDIDVYLQPLIDDLKKLWEEGEPNVYDAHTKSFFTLKAILMWTINDFPGYGNLSGYVNKGYRACPVCGDQTVAKYLSRSRKMSYQGHRRYLDLYHPYRRQRTAFNGEQEFGCAPEPLSGEEVLGQQQQLRFSFGKGGKPKKVESPWKKQSVFFELEYWKFHHVRHCLNVMHVEKNVCDNIIGTLLHMKFKSKDSLASRLDLVDMGMRPDLAPEVGEKRTYLPPAPYTLSRKEKQIILASLYDMKLPYGHASNIRNCVSMIDMKLYGLKSHDCHILLQQLLPVCIRSVLPKNVRSYVRNRLYPEGSIAEGYLKEESIEFCSEFYSGSSRTTGLPKDEEKISGPIGGVTMKSVAEKERDEAHLSVLRNNSEVEPYVMLHKKYLEEIYRGKKKSVQWLLGEHNRQFADWFEQKVSTEMRENAEAVSETIRWFAGKPSFSVLTYESYAVEGV from the exons ATGTATGAAGCCAAGAAAACATTGACTGATTTAGGCCTCGAGTATATTAAATTCCACGCTTGTCCAAATGACTGCGTATTATACAGGGGTCCAATTCTCGAGTCTTCTTCCGAGTGTCCCAAATGCCATCTCTCTCGCTGGAAAGTTGGGAAAGATGGTCAAGTTAGGGTAAATGTGCCAGCTAAGGTTATGTGGTATTTTCCGATAATCCCCAGATTTAAAAGAATGTTTAAATCTTCATCTACTGCTGAATTAATGAGTTGGCATGCAAATAATCGATCCAAAGATGGAAAGATGCGTCACCCCTCTGAttctccttcttggagaaatGTAGATTGTAGGTGGCCTGAGTTTGGTAGCGAGGCAAGAAATATACGTTTAGGATTAGCGGCCGATG GCCCACAAGAGCCTGGTAATGATATTGACGTATATCTCCAGCCACTGATCGACGATTTAAAAAAATTGTGGGAGGAAGGTGAACCAAACGTGTACGATGCCCATACCAAATCCTTTTTCACTCTAAAGGCAATCTTGATGTGGACAATAAATGACTTTCCGGGATATGGAAATTTGTCGGGGTACGTTAATAAGGGTTATAGGGCATGTCCAGTATGCGGTGATCAGACCGTGGCTAAATATCTAAGTCGTAGTAGAAAAATGAGCTACCAAGGACATCGTCGGTATTTAGATCTTTATCATCCGTATAGGAGACAAAGGACAGCTTTTAATGGAGAACAAGAATTTGGTTGTGCACCTGAACCACTTAGCGGAGAGGAAGTGTTGGGGCAACAACAGCAACTTAGGTTCAGTTTTGGAAAAGGGGGGAAGCCAAAAAAGGTGGAGTCTCCATGGAAAAAACAGTCAGTTTTTTTTGAGTTAGAGTATTGGAAGTTTCACCATGTTCGACATTGTTTAAATGTCATGCACGTCGAAAAGAACGTGTGTGATAATATAATTGGGACACTTCTACACATGAAATTCAAGAGTAAAGACAGCCTTGCCTCGCGTCTTGATTTGGTTGACATGGGAATGCGGCCTGATTTAGCTCCAGAAGTAGGTGAGAAAAGAACATACCTACCTCCTGCCCCTTATACTCTCTCCCGGAAAGAAAAACAAATAATATTGGCATCATTGTACGACATGAAACTTCCATACGGACATGCTTCAAATATAAGAAATTGTGTATCGATGATTGATATGAAGTTGTATGGTTTAAAGTCCCATGACTGCCATATCCTTCTCCAACAACTACTACCTGTTTGCATTCGTTCAGTGCTTCCGAAAAATGTTAGG AGTTATGTAAGAAACCGATTATATCCAGAAGGTTCTATAGCTGAAGGTTACCTCAAAGAAGAGTCAATAGAATTTTGCAGTGAGTTCTATAGCGGGAGTAGTAGAACAACCGGTCTTCCGAAAGATGAAGAAAAAATTTCCGGTCCAATCGGTGGTGTGACTATGAAGTCAGTTGCGGAAAAAGAACGAGATGAGGCTCATCTTTCAGTTCTTCGTAATAATTCGGAAGTGGAACCATATGTTAT GTTGCATAAAAAATATTTGGAAGAGATTTATCGAGGGAAAAAGAAGAGTGTACAGTGGCTATTGGGAGAGCACAATCGACAATTTGCCGATTGGTTTGAACAAAAA GTCAGTACAGAAATGAGGGAGAATGCGGAAGCCGTATCTGAAACTATAAGATGGTTTGCTGGGAAACCTTCATTTTCAGTTTTGACTTACGAAAGTTATGCTGTTGAAGGGGTCTGA
- the LOC141720264 gene encoding uncharacterized protein LOC141720264: MNCLKKKTQALEAEIDRLKSVIESGGTFHSPMPSEKASFDPEKDKEMKSNPPPARGVVLVYEDDDCVFTDGPTRPSPPGSHAQRSCELSVERLENKVAFGMVYPREDNLTDLVHGVDIPIGHQCVSVDGLIKPDALLPAETRGDDMMTVRDALGSFLAWPEELISYTNIAWLAKTRSCYSIEQLDEVRIEALFANAGGCTFGNVDSVVFE; encoded by the exons ATGAACTGCTTGAAAAAAAAAACGCAAGCTCTCGAGGCAGAGATTGATCGCTTGAAGTCAGTGATCGAAAGTGGAGGTACTTTTCACTCTCCAATGCCATCTGAAAAGGCAAGTTTCGATCCGGAaaaggataaagaaatgaagtCAAATCCACCACCTGCAAGAGGAGTTGTGTTGGTATATGAAGATGATGACTGTGTTTTTACAGATGGCCCAACTAGGCCTTCACCTCCTGGAAGTCAC gcCCAACGATCTTGTGAGCTATCTGTCGAGAGACTTGAGAATAAGGTTGCATTTGGTATGGTATATCCTCGCGAGGATAATTTAACTGATTTGGTACATGGAGTTGATATACCAATTGGACATCAATGTGTCTCCGTTGATGGCCTCATAAAACCAGATGCCTTGCTTCCAGCTGAGACACGTGGTGATGACATGATGACTGTCCGCGATGCTCTAGGATCTTTTTTGGCATGGCCTGAGGAATTAATTAGCTACACAAATATTGCG TGGTTGGCCAAGACTCGATCGTGTTACAGCATTGAACAGCTAGATGAAGTTCGCATTGAGGCTCT GTTTGCAAATGCTGGGGGTTGTACATTTGGTAATGTAGATTCTGTAGTTTTTgaatga